CTTCCGCCGTCTCGAGGGCTGAAGAAAGTCCAGTCCCTCACCCGGTGCAGAGTCCTCCGTGGCGCCACTGCGTGTGAATTCAAGCGCGTGGAGGAGGCACGCCTCTTGCTGAACCCGGACCCGTTTCGAGGACTGGGTGCTGGGAGGCAGGGCTGATGTCGGAGGTCTTCTTCTGGTGTGCCGTGCTGCTGCTCGCACACACTTACTTTCTCTACCCCTTGAGCCTTTTTTTGCTCGAAGGGGCCGCGCAGGTGCTCAAGAACGCCCGCGATGGACGGCGCGCGGAAACAGTCAATCCAGGCTCCGGCGGGCAGCGGGCGTTGCCCTCGGTGAGTCTGGTGGTGGCGGCCTACAACGAGGCTTCGTGCATCCAGCAGAAGCTGGAGAACAGCCTCGCGCTGGCGTACCCGGCGGAGCGGTTCGAGGTGCTCATCGGTTCGGATGGTTCGTCGGACGGGACGGATGAAATCGTCCGCGCTTGCTCCGACGCGCGCGTGCGGCTGTCACCGGCGCCTCGGGCGGGCAAGACGACGGTGCTCAACCGCTGCATCCCCATGGCGCAGGGGGACATCGTCGTTCTTTCCGACGCCAACACGATGATCGAACCCGAGGCCATCGAGCGGCTGGTGCGCCACTTCGAGGACCCGGAGGTGGGGGCCGTCTGCGGCAAGCTGCGGCTCTACAACCCCACGAAGCAGGACTACGAGGAGAGCGCGTACTGGAGCTACGAGTCGCTCATCAAGATGTACGAGGGGCGGCGCGGCGCTGTGGTGGGCGCCAACGGTGGCCTCTATGCCATCCGGCGCTCGCTGTTCACCCTGCTGCCGCCGTCCACCATCGTGGACGACTTCGTGATTCCGCTGCGCATCCTGGATCAGGGCTACAAGGTCGTCTACGAAGAGCACGCCGTGGCGCACGAGGAGACCACGGAGGATTACGGCAAGGAGTTCGGCCGCCGGGCGCGCATCGCCGCGGGCAACTTCCAGAGCATCCGCATGGTGCCCGGGCTGTTGTTGCCGACCGCGGGCTTCCCGGCCTTCGCCTTCTGGTCGCACAAGCTGCTGCGCTGGTGCGCGCCCGCGCTGATGGGGATGGCGCTGGTGGCAAACCTGTTCCTGCTGGACCGGCTCTTCTACCAGTTCACCCTGTTCAGCCAGGTGCTGTTCTACGCGCTCGCGTACCTGGGGAAGACGGGGGTGCTGAAGCGGGGCACGGCGAAGAAGGCCGCGTCGGTGGCGTACTACTTCGTGACCATGAACCTGGCCATCGTCGTGGGGTTCTGGCGCTTCCTGCGCAACTCGCAGCGCGCCGCGTGGGACCGGACGGCGCGCGCGTAGTCGGAATCCAGGAGCCCGTTACCGGAGTGCCACGGGGACGGGCTTCTGGGCCTTGGGGCTCTTGGGCAGCACGCTGCCGTAGCCCCCGAAGAGCTGCCCGGTGAGGACGGGCTCGCGGTTGGGGCCCGGGTGCCGGAGCATGTCGTTGAGCACCTCGCCCGTCTTCGGATCCCTCCGAAGGTGCGGGCGTTCCAGGTTCATGCGGTAGCGCACGACGCCTCGGCGCACGCGGTGGATGACGGTGACCGTCCCGCTGGCGCTGACGTTCTCCACGATGCCCACGTGGGTGAGGCCGTCATTGCGGCGCCCGTCGCGGTTCTGGTCATACGTCTCGTTGAAGAAGACGAGGTCGCCTGGGGTCGGCCGCTCTTCCTGGTACACGCGGCCTCGCGAGCGGGCGAAGCGGTACATGGCGGTGACGCCGTTGTCGCCGGGCTGCACCGTTCCCCGGAAGGTGACGCCGGCCTGGGCATAGACGCCTTCGATGAGGCCGGTGCAGTCGGACGGGTACTTGCGGCCGTTGAGTGCGACTTGCGTCTTGCCCACCAGCGAGCGCGCCGTGGTCACCACCTTGGCGCGGGCATCACTGGCCACGGGGGTGGGGCGCGTGGCCCGGGCCGGCGTCGCGCGGGACTTGCCACCCGACGCCTTGGCCGGGCGGGCGGCCACCGTGTCGGGACGTGCCGCGGGCGCCTCGCGGTTCGCGGTGGCCACCTGCTTGGAAAGGGACTCGCGCGGGAAGGCGGGCGGGGAGGCCGAGCGGTAGCGAAGACTGTAGGAGTCCAGCCATGGCTCCAGCGGCGCGCCCGTGGTGGCGCAGCCGGTCGCCAGCGTGGCGAGGATTCCCATCAGCGTGACTGTCCTCATGGTGCGACCTCCCTGTAGCGTCCTGGGGGCACATGGTCCGCCCGGGAAGCTGTGTCGTCAAAAAACCTACCCAGGCAACCGTCCGTCCGCGCTTGGGTTTCCGGGTGGGCGCGGGTGCGGTATTGCTCCAGGGACATGGCCTCCTTTCGCCGAGCCCTCGCCGTCCTGTTGCTGGCCACTGGCTGCATCCCCTCGCCGTATGACCGCGCGGCGAAGAAGGACACCATCGACGGCTATCGCGCCTTCCTTCGTGAGTACCCCACGCACGCGGACACCGACGCGGCCGAGGCGCGGCTGGAGGAACTGGAGTTCGAGGAAGCGAAGCGACTGCACACGGTGATTGCCTACAAGCGCTTCCTGGAGGCGTACCCCGACGCGGCCCAGGCGCGCACGGCGAAGACGCTGCTAGAGGGCCTGCGCTTCAACGGGGCGAAGGAGACGGATACCGTCGCCGGCTGGCGCCAGTTCCTCCAGGAGCACCCGGACGGCGTCCAGCGCGACGAGGCGAAGCGCCTGCTGGCGGAGGCGGAAGCACGTGAGCTGGCCACCACGGAGGATCCGCG
This portion of the Myxococcus xanthus genome encodes:
- a CDS encoding CHAP domain-containing protein; this translates as MRTVTLMGILATLATGCATTGAPLEPWLDSYSLRYRSASPPAFPRESLSKQVATANREAPAARPDTVAARPAKASGGKSRATPARATRPTPVASDARAKVVTTARSLVGKTQVALNGRKYPSDCTGLIEGVYAQAGVTFRGTVQPGDNGVTAMYRFARSRGRVYQEERPTPGDLVFFNETYDQNRDGRRNDGLTHVGIVENVSASGTVTVIHRVRRGVVRYRMNLERPHLRRDPKTGEVLNDMLRHPGPNREPVLTGQLFGGYGSVLPKSPKAQKPVPVALR
- a CDS encoding glycosyltransferase family 2 protein; this translates as MSEVFFWCAVLLLAHTYFLYPLSLFLLEGAAQVLKNARDGRRAETVNPGSGGQRALPSVSLVVAAYNEASCIQQKLENSLALAYPAERFEVLIGSDGSSDGTDEIVRACSDARVRLSPAPRAGKTTVLNRCIPMAQGDIVVLSDANTMIEPEAIERLVRHFEDPEVGAVCGKLRLYNPTKQDYEESAYWSYESLIKMYEGRRGAVVGANGGLYAIRRSLFTLLPPSTIVDDFVIPLRILDQGYKVVYEEHAVAHEETTEDYGKEFGRRARIAAGNFQSIRMVPGLLLPTAGFPAFAFWSHKLLRWCAPALMGMALVANLFLLDRLFYQFTLFSQVLFYALAYLGKTGVLKRGTAKKAASVAYYFVTMNLAIVVGFWRFLRNSQRAAWDRTARA